The Vidua chalybeata isolate OUT-0048 chromosome 6, bVidCha1 merged haplotype, whole genome shotgun sequence genome has a segment encoding these proteins:
- the CD59 gene encoding CD59 glycoprotein isoform X1, whose amino-acid sequence MRLVVPFPCPFPIPPHAGFCDDSSSGSCPPASSQGRSMTKMNCILLSACIVLITFCGSGYTLRCYHCDNSPTLCRTNSTCLTTEDTCLQLKFGKLRTFSCWKASQCSVNEIADSFLLDNFEFFCCQHDLCNESAITGVNKAAFSIASLMAMLWMLL is encoded by the exons ATGCGGCTTGTGGTCCCCTTCCCCTGTCCTTTCCCCATTCCTCCCCATGCTGGCTTCTGCGATGACAGCAGCAGCGGGTCTTGCCCGCCTGCCTCCTCCCAG GGAAGAAGCATGACCAAGATGAACTGCATCCTGCTGAGTGCCTGCATTGTTCTGATTACTTTTTGTGGCTCTG GTTATACCTTAAGATGTTACCACTGTGACAACAGCCCTACCCTGTGCAGGACCAACAGCACCTGCTTAACGACAGAAGACACTTGCTTGCAGTTAAAATTTG GTAAATTGAGAACTTTCTCCTGCTGGAAGGCATCCCAGTGCAGTGTGAATGAAATTGCCGATTCCTTCCTGTTGGataattttgaattcttttgCTGCCAACATGACCTGTGCAATGAGAGTGCAATTACTGGGGTTAACAAAGCAGCCTTCAGTATTGCTTCTCTAATGGCCATGTTATGGATGCTCCTGTAA
- the CD59 gene encoding CD59 glycoprotein isoform X3, whose translation MTKMNCILLSACIVLITFCGSGYTLRCYHCDNSPTLCRTNSTCLTTEDTCLQLKFGKLRTFSCWKASQCSVNEIADSFLLDNFEFFCCQHDLCNESAITGVNKAAFSIASLMAMLWMLL comes from the exons ATGACCAAGATGAACTGCATCCTGCTGAGTGCCTGCATTGTTCTGATTACTTTTTGTGGCTCTG GTTATACCTTAAGATGTTACCACTGTGACAACAGCCCTACCCTGTGCAGGACCAACAGCACCTGCTTAACGACAGAAGACACTTGCTTGCAGTTAAAATTTG GTAAATTGAGAACTTTCTCCTGCTGGAAGGCATCCCAGTGCAGTGTGAATGAAATTGCCGATTCCTTCCTGTTGGataattttgaattcttttgCTGCCAACATGACCTGTGCAATGAGAGTGCAATTACTGGGGTTAACAAAGCAGCCTTCAGTATTGCTTCTCTAATGGCCATGTTATGGATGCTCCTGTAA
- the CD59 gene encoding CD59 glycoprotein isoform X2 — protein MAGTNGIEVPFQPQSGNGRRHGHMTREEGWRTRPCKRSWKPSRPVGAGSTHEPLAARPEAALLPPWLRQRLPAAAPPRPAPEAAPPGEAAPAEAASHRRSPHTADLPEEGKKHDQDELHPAECLHCSDYFLWLCLLLSEDKPLLS, from the exons atggcaggaaCGAATGGTATtgaagttcccttccaaccccaaagTGGCAATGGCCGCAGGCATGGCCACATGACGCGTGAGGAAGGGTGGCGCACACGTCCCTGCAAGCGTTCCTGGAAGCCTTCCCGGCcggtgggagcagggagcaccCACGAACCTCTCGCCGCCCGGCCCGAGGCAGCGCTTCTCCCGCCTTGGCTCCGTCAGCGGCTcccggccgccgccccgccccgccccgccccggaGGCGGCACCGCCGGGAGAGGCAGCACCGGCTGAGGCAGCGTCGCATCGCCGCTCGCCGCACACGGCAGATTTGCCCGAGGAAG GGAAGAAGCATGACCAAGATGAACTGCATCCTGCTGAGTGCCTGCATTGTTCTGATTACTTTTTGTGGCTCTG TTTATTACTCAGTGAAGATAAACCCTTGTTGTCTTAG
- the FBXO3 gene encoding F-box only protein 3, whose protein sequence is MPRSRRPREALLRRRGGRCDGRRIPGTSRKMAAPPDMELSPTLSLELLPTDPLLLILSFLDYRDLVSCCYLNRRLNQLSSHDPLWKRHCKKYWLISEKEKNRRNQSWRAIFISTYSDLGRYIHYYATLKKAWDDLEQYLGQWCPRMISSLKESVREEDLDAVEAQIRCKLPDDYRCSFRIHNGQKLVVPGLMGSMALSNHYRSEDLLDIDTAAGGFQQRLGLKQCLPLTFCIHTGLSQYMALESVEGRNKYEIFYQCPEQMARNPSTIVMFITGTSYLEWFTSYVNKVVTGGYPIIRDQIFRYVHDKDCVATTEDITVSVSTSFLPELSSVHPPHYFFTYRIRIEMSKDALPENACQLESRYWRITNAKGDVEEVQGPGVVGEFPVISPGKVYEYTSCTTFTTTSGYMEGYYTFHCLYNKDRFFNVTIPRFHMVCPEFKVSTA, encoded by the exons AtgccgcggagccgccgcccccGGGAGGCGCTGCTCCGGCGGCGCGGAGGGAGGTGTGATGGGCGGCGCATCCCGGGGACGTCTCGCAAGATGGCGGCGCCCCCGGACATGGAGCTTTCCCCGAccctcagcctggagctgctccccaccGACCCGCTGCTGCTCATCCTCAGCTTCCTCGACTACCGGGATCTGGTGAG CTGCTGCTATTTGAATCGAAGATTAAATCAGCTATCAAGCCATGACCCACTGTGGAAAAGACACTGCAAAAAATACTGGCTCATTTCAGA gaaggaaaaaaaccgCCGGAATCAGAGCTGGAGAGCCATCTTCATCAGCACCTACTCTGATTTAGGAAGATACATCCACTACTATGCCACGCTGAAGAAAGCCTGGGATGACCTGGAGCAGTACTTGGGGCAGTGGTGTCCGCGCATGATCAGCTCTCTGAAAG agaGCGTGAGGGAGGAAGATCTGGATGCTGTGGAAGCACAAATCCGCTGCAAACTCCCTGATGACTATCGGTGTTCGTTCCGTATCCATAATGGGCAGAAGTTGGTTGTTCCAGG CCTGATGGGCAGCATGGCCCTGTCAAACCACTACCGCTCCGAAGACCTGCTGGACATCGACACGGCGGCCGGAGGCTTCCAGCAGAGGCTGGGGCTCAAGCAGTGCCTTCCCCTGACCTTCTGCATCCACACTGGCCTCAGTCAGTACATGGCCCTGGAGAGTGTGGAGGGACGGAATAAATACGAGATCTTCTACCAGTGTCCA gaGCAAATGGCTCGCAATCCATCTACTATTGTTATGTTCATTACAG GTACATCTTACTTGGAATGGTTTACATCTTATGTAAACAAAGTTGTCACTGGAGGTTATCCTATCATCAGAGACCAGATTTTCAG GTACGTGCATGATAAAGATTGTGTTGCTACCACAGAAGATatcactgtgtctgtgtccaCCTCTTTTCTACCTGAACTCAGTTCTGTACATCCACCACATTATTTCTTCACTTACAGAATCAG GATTGAAATGTCCAAAGATGCCCTTCCTGAGAATGCCTGTCAGCTGGAGAGTCGATACTGGAGAATAACAAATGCCAAAGGTGATGTGGAAGAAGTCCAAGGTCCTGGAGTAGTTG GAGAGTTCCCAGTTATCAGCCCAGGGAAAGTCTACGAATACACCAGCTGTACCACGTTTACCACAACCTCTGGATACATGGAGGGCTACTACACCTTCCACTGCCTCTACAACAAGGACAGATTCTTTAATGTCACAATCCCTAGGTTTCATATGGTGTGTCCAGAGTTCAAGGTGTCCACAGCATGA